Proteins encoded within one genomic window of Flavobacterium sp. NG2:
- a CDS encoding PfkB family carbohydrate kinase, with the protein MNKLLIVGTVAFDAIETPFGKTDKILGGAGTYIGLSAAFFNLQSAIVSVVGDDFPQEYLDLLIERNIDISGLEVVKGGKTFFWSGRYHNDLNTRDTLDTQLNVLADFQPKVPQDFKNADVVMLGNLHPLVQSSVLDQMESKPKLVVLDTMNFWMDCALPELLEVIKRVDVITINDEEARQLSGEYSLVKAAAKIQAMGPQYVVIKKGEHGALLFHDKEVFFAPALPLEEVFDPTGAGDTFAGGFTGFITQSENVSFENMKNAIIYGSNLASFCVEKFGTDRMVALDKKEVASRLKQFKSLTQFDIEI; encoded by the coding sequence ATGAACAAATTATTGATTGTTGGAACGGTCGCTTTCGACGCAATTGAGACTCCTTTTGGTAAAACAGATAAAATTTTAGGAGGTGCAGGAACTTATATTGGACTTTCGGCTGCTTTTTTTAATTTGCAGTCAGCAATAGTTTCTGTAGTTGGAGATGATTTTCCGCAAGAATATTTAGATTTATTAATTGAGCGTAATATTGACATCTCAGGCCTTGAAGTTGTCAAAGGAGGTAAGACTTTCTTTTGGAGTGGTCGTTATCATAACGATTTAAATACTAGAGACACCCTAGATACTCAGTTAAATGTATTAGCTGATTTTCAACCCAAAGTACCGCAAGATTTTAAAAATGCTGATGTAGTGATGTTAGGAAACTTACATCCGTTAGTACAAAGTAGTGTTTTAGATCAAATGGAGTCTAAACCTAAATTAGTGGTTTTAGATACGATGAACTTTTGGATGGATTGTGCTCTGCCTGAATTATTGGAAGTAATTAAACGTGTAGATGTTATTACTATTAATGATGAAGAAGCAAGACAATTGTCAGGTGAATATTCGTTAGTAAAGGCGGCAGCTAAAATTCAAGCTATGGGGCCACAATATGTGGTTATAAAAAAAGGTGAGCACGGAGCTTTATTGTTTCATGATAAAGAAGTGTTTTTTGCACCAGCTTTACCGTTAGAAGAAGTTTTTGATCCAACAGGGGCTGGAGATACTTTTGCAGGTGGTTTTACAGGTTTTATTACCCAAAGCGAAAATGTGTCGTTCGAGAATATGAAGAACGCTATTATTTATGGTTCTAATTTGGCTTCCTTTTGTGTAGAAAAATTTGGAACAGACAGAATGGTAGCTTTAGATAAAAAAGAAGTAGCGTCAAGATTAAAACAGTTTAAATCGTTGACTCAGTTTGATATAGAAATATAA